A genome region from Pseudoalteromonas tetraodonis includes the following:
- a CDS encoding electron transfer flavoprotein subunit beta/FixA family protein: protein MKVLVPIKRVIDYNVKARVKPDNSGVDLTNVKMAMNPFCEIAVEEAIRLKEAGTASEVVVVTIGAKASQEQLRTALALGADKAIHVETEQNLESLHIAKLLAKVVEQESPELVILGKQSIDSDNNQTGQMLAALTNRGQGTFASKVVIENGKVNVTREVDGGLQTVALNLPAIVTTDLRLNEPRYASLPNIMKAKRKPLEVIAADSLGVDLTPRIEVVRVEEPAKRSGGIIVEDVAQLVEKLKTEAKVI from the coding sequence ATGAAAGTTCTCGTACCAATAAAAAGAGTGATTGATTACAACGTAAAAGCTCGCGTTAAACCTGATAATAGCGGTGTTGATTTAACAAACGTAAAAATGGCAATGAACCCATTTTGTGAAATTGCGGTAGAAGAAGCAATTCGTTTAAAAGAAGCGGGTACTGCAAGCGAAGTGGTTGTTGTGACTATTGGCGCTAAAGCATCACAAGAGCAATTACGCACAGCACTTGCCCTTGGCGCTGATAAAGCGATTCATGTTGAAACCGAGCAAAACCTAGAATCTCTCCATATTGCAAAGTTACTTGCGAAAGTGGTTGAGCAAGAATCTCCTGAGCTGGTTATTTTAGGCAAGCAATCTATCGATTCTGATAATAATCAAACGGGCCAAATGCTCGCTGCATTAACTAATCGCGGCCAAGGTACATTTGCTTCAAAAGTCGTTATTGAAAATGGCAAAGTGAATGTAACCCGCGAAGTTGATGGCGGTTTGCAAACTGTTGCACTTAATTTACCAGCGATTGTAACCACCGATTTACGTTTAAACGAGCCTCGTTATGCGTCGCTACCTAATATTATGAAAGCTAAACGTAAACCGCTAGAAGTTATTGCGGCTGATTCGTTAGGTGTCGATTTAACACCGCGTATTGAAGTCGTTCGTGTAGAAGAACCAGCAAAACGCAGCGGCGGCATTATTGTTGAAGACGTTGCACAGCTTGTAGAAAAACTTAAAACAGAGGCAAAGGTGATTTAA